The Prevotella sp. oral taxon 299 str. F0039 genome has a segment encoding these proteins:
- the dinB gene encoding DNA polymerase IV has product MDSFFASVEQRDNAELKGKPIAVGSDTIRGVVSTASYEARLFGVRSAMSVVKAKQLCPQLILVPPRFNIYKEVSKTIHEVFHDYTELIEPLSLDEAFLDITACTSTYDKAINIAKEIKEKIQQRTQLTASAGISYNKFLAKIASDYNKPNGLFVLTEAEALDFIDNLVIERFWGIGRKTALRLHDMGIFTGKDLKSLSQKRLIDIFGKPGNLYYNFSRGIDNRAVHTDSIRKSVGCECTFEKDLQDNSALTIELYHLVLDLVRRIEKTHFKGKTLTLKVKYADFHQITRSVTSVNVFNTKDQILPVAKRLLFDIKNFDCSIRLMGLSISNPSTNKLQEKLKKYQEGDLFIDNAL; this is encoded by the coding sequence ATGGATTCGTTCTTTGCTTCGGTTGAACAACGAGATAATGCGGAACTAAAAGGAAAACCGATTGCAGTAGGATCTGATACAATTAGAGGCGTAGTGAGTACTGCTAGCTATGAAGCACGATTATTTGGAGTACGATCTGCTATGTCTGTTGTTAAAGCAAAGCAACTATGCCCACAGCTTATTTTAGTTCCTCCCCGCTTTAATATATACAAAGAGGTATCAAAAACAATACATGAAGTATTTCATGACTATACAGAATTGATAGAACCTTTATCTCTTGATGAGGCTTTTTTAGATATAACTGCTTGTACTTCAACATATGATAAAGCTATTAATATAGCCAAAGAGATAAAAGAAAAAATACAACAACGCACTCAATTAACAGCTTCTGCTGGTATTTCATATAATAAATTTTTAGCAAAAATCGCATCAGATTATAATAAGCCTAATGGATTATTTGTTCTTACGGAAGCAGAAGCCCTTGACTTTATCGATAATTTGGTGATTGAACGCTTTTGGGGAATAGGTCGGAAAACAGCTCTTCGATTGCATGATATGGGAATTTTCACTGGTAAAGACTTAAAAAGCTTATCACAGAAACGCTTAATTGACATCTTCGGCAAGCCTGGAAACCTATATTATAATTTCTCAAGAGGTATAGATAACCGAGCTGTACATACTGATAGCATACGTAAATCAGTGGGATGTGAATGTACCTTTGAGAAGGACTTACAGGATAATAGTGCACTTACGATTGAACTTTATCATCTTGTTTTAGATTTAGTTCGTCGCATTGAGAAAACACATTTCAAAGGAAAAACATTGACGTTGAAAGTAAAGTATGCTGATTTTCATCAAATAACACGAAGTGTAACAAGTGTAAATGTCTTCAATACAAAAGATCAAATTCTACCAGTTGCAAAGAGATTATTATTTGACATCAAGAACTTTGATTGCTCAATTCGGCTGATGGGATTGTCAATATCTAACCCTTCCACAAATAAACTACAAGAAAAACTGAAAAAATATCAAGAAGGAGACTTATTTATTGATAATGCATTATAA
- a CDS encoding DUF5056 domain-containing protein codes for MINKHDEEQILQFLEKNKQTIQDDGFSDRVMQQLPPNSSIWDRLWQWLVGIVSVVLFFVLGGLTTMKHLFLSFLGDFWGEMASMNVSLPSPLILIVALVTLLWVAVFETEKMLKD; via the coding sequence ATGATCAATAAACATGACGAAGAACAAATACTTCAATTTCTTGAAAAGAATAAACAAACCATCCAAGACGATGGCTTTTCAGACAGAGTGATGCAGCAACTACCTCCCAATAGTTCTATCTGGGACCGTTTATGGCAGTGGCTTGTAGGAATAGTGTCAGTGGTATTGTTCTTTGTGTTGGGAGGATTAACAACGATGAAGCATTTATTTCTAAGCTTTTTAGGGGACTTTTGGGGAGAGATGGCATCGATGAATGTATCGCTTCCATCGCCTTTAATACTCATTGTTGCACTTGTTACACTGCTTTGGGTAGCAGTTTTTGAGACTGAAAAAATGCTAAAAGATTAA
- a CDS encoding RNA polymerase sigma factor, translating into MKPLDDISLVTQVAVFRKKRAFDKLVLKYQEGVRRFFLNQTLGNELLSDDLSQETFIKAYTHIAHFKGLSNFSTWLYRIAYNVYYDYVRSPKNAAHFDITELKTHATTGSDSMLKLDLYEAFQTLNDKERTCITLQLIEGYAIDKIATIMNLPSGTVKSHLSRGKEKLSTYLKNNGYDQ; encoded by the coding sequence GTGAAGCCGTTAGACGACATATCATTAGTTACTCAAGTTGCCGTATTTCGCAAAAAACGTGCATTTGATAAACTTGTACTAAAGTATCAAGAGGGCGTTCGTCGGTTCTTTTTGAATCAGACCTTGGGTAACGAACTCTTATCTGATGATCTGTCACAAGAAACCTTTATCAAAGCTTATACGCACATTGCACATTTTAAAGGCTTATCTAACTTCTCTACATGGTTATACAGAATAGCGTATAATGTGTACTACGATTATGTTAGAAGTCCTAAAAATGCAGCCCATTTTGATATAACTGAGCTGAAAACACACGCTACAACGGGAAGTGATAGTATGCTAAAGTTAGACTTATACGAGGCTTTTCAAACCCTGAACGATAAAGAGCGAACGTGTATAACCTTGCAATTGATTGAAGGATATGCCATAGATAAAATTGCAACGATTATGAATTTGCCCTCAGGAACAGTGAAATCGCACCTTTCAAGAGGCAAAGAAAAACTCTCAACATATTTAAAGAACAATGGATATGATCAATAA
- a CDS encoding DUF6249 domain-containing protein, with amino-acid sequence MKRLSLALMLLFSTTLCVVSTAQKHRNHLNKTEQTTTTNIADSMRNSSASILNSVDSDFDDDGFDGRFDHDEDNINDLKAIENGLNTFQSYGVWGFAVLALMIICAIVAVLLPVVLLIVLLRYIIKRQDTKAQLEQMRIKQAMEQPVNREEYWAHEDEFAWRKGVQLVALGAGLAFFFFILGAGPLSGIGLLILCIGLGKLYIGKRAKKNREENTEE; translated from the coding sequence ATGAAAAGATTAAGTTTAGCTTTAATGTTGCTCTTTTCAACAACATTATGTGTAGTTTCTACTGCTCAAAAACATAGAAACCATTTAAATAAAACAGAACAAACAACCACTACAAATATTGCAGATTCGATGAGAAATAGTAGTGCTTCGATATTAAATTCTGTTGATTCAGATTTTGATGACGATGGATTTGACGGAAGATTTGATCATGACGAAGATAATATCAACGACTTAAAGGCTATCGAAAACGGACTTAATACCTTTCAATCTTATGGTGTTTGGGGGTTTGCTGTGCTCGCTTTAATGATTATTTGTGCTATTGTTGCAGTGTTGTTGCCTGTTGTTTTATTGATAGTATTGTTGCGATATATCATTAAACGACAAGATACCAAGGCACAATTAGAGCAAATGCGCATTAAACAAGCAATGGAACAGCCTGTGAATCGTGAAGAATATTGGGCGCACGAAGATGAATTTGCATGGCGAAAAGGCGTGCAGTTGGTGGCACTTGGCGCAGGTTTGGCATTCTTTTTCTTTATACTTGGAGCAGGACCTCTATCTGGAATTGGCTTACTTATTCTATGTATAGGACTTGGAAAATTGTATATTGGAAAGCGTGCGAAAAAGAATCGTGAGGAAAATACAGAAGAATAA
- a CDS encoding SLBB domain-containing protein gives MKKLFFCIFLLISATQCLYAQSGMSDDQVIRMIQKEQKAGSSQAQIVTKLMQSGVDISQIRRLKDKYDRQKNQKGLGNVNDETLQPNDSRMRKNKQDTANSALNKYSNNRIQRNSADRIEINEKDSEFLLMQKELSYLTPKDSIEWLKELLEEKSKMKKRVFGRDIFNNKELSFEPNMNIATPQRYVLGPGDNVIIDVYGASQKTFNVVVSPDGEVTIEDFGPIKVSGLTVEQANAKVRSLLGARYSSSKTKLTVGQTKTMMVNVMGEVKVPGTYTLSAFATVFHALYMAGGINDLGTLRNIKVYRQNRLVTVVDIYDYILNGKLTGNIRLMDNDVIVVGPYDCLVTISGKVKRPMIYEMKKSESVGSIIKYAGGFTGDAYTKAVRLLRKAGREYSIFNIGEFDINSFHLADGDSIGVDSIINRYENMVEIKGAIFRPGMYNIGKDINSVRTLIEHAEGLTEEAFTNRAIIHRMKSDRTLEVIAVDIKGIMDGSVADVPLKKNDVLFIPTKSEMQTKRTITIHGEVNYPGMYVYADHETLEDFILQAGGLKDKASIIKVDVARRILNPKAITNDSVIAKTYTFALKEGFVIDGIPGFELQPFDEVYVRKSPGYSHQQNIQVEGNVMFAGTYTLSSKNERLSDIIKKAGGVTDLAYVPGARLERRITPDERLRMQTVIKMAQMQSGKKDSLDMKKLDLGDTYYVGIELDKALKEPGGDADLVLREFDRIIVPEYNGTVKISGDVMYPNTVAYEKGRKASWYINQSGGWGNRAKKSHTYIVYMNGTVAKVGHNAKVRPGCEIIVPSKPENSGKTLTQWLSIGTSVASIATMIASMANILR, from the coding sequence ATGAAAAAACTATTTTTCTGCATATTTTTATTAATAAGTGCAACGCAATGCTTATATGCGCAATCTGGAATGAGCGACGATCAAGTGATTCGAATGATTCAAAAAGAGCAAAAAGCAGGCTCATCTCAAGCACAAATCGTTACAAAACTGATGCAAAGCGGTGTAGATATCTCTCAAATTAGAAGATTAAAGGATAAATACGACCGCCAAAAGAATCAAAAAGGACTAGGCAATGTGAATGATGAAACATTGCAACCAAATGATTCTAGAATGCGTAAAAACAAACAAGACACAGCCAATAGCGCATTAAATAAATATTCTAACAATCGCATTCAGCGTAATAGTGCAGACAGAATAGAAATCAATGAGAAAGATTCTGAATTCTTATTGATGCAAAAAGAATTATCATATTTAACCCCCAAAGATTCTATTGAGTGGCTAAAAGAGTTGCTTGAGGAGAAAAGTAAGATGAAGAAAAGGGTGTTCGGACGAGATATTTTCAACAATAAAGAGTTATCATTCGAGCCTAATATGAATATAGCAACACCTCAACGATATGTATTAGGACCAGGAGATAACGTCATAATTGATGTTTATGGGGCTTCACAAAAAACATTTAATGTTGTTGTTTCTCCTGATGGTGAGGTGACAATAGAAGACTTTGGTCCTATAAAAGTGAGCGGACTAACTGTTGAACAGGCAAATGCTAAGGTGCGTTCGCTATTGGGTGCACGTTATAGTAGCTCGAAAACAAAGCTCACTGTGGGTCAAACTAAGACCATGATGGTGAATGTTATGGGTGAAGTTAAAGTGCCTGGAACATATACCCTTTCTGCTTTTGCAACCGTATTTCATGCTCTTTATATGGCAGGAGGTATCAACGACCTCGGTACTTTGCGCAATATTAAGGTATATCGTCAAAACCGTTTGGTTACAGTTGTAGACATATACGATTATATTCTCAATGGAAAACTAACAGGAAACATTCGTCTAATGGATAATGACGTAATTGTTGTTGGTCCTTACGACTGCTTGGTTACCATCTCAGGAAAGGTAAAACGCCCTATGATTTACGAAATGAAGAAGAGCGAAAGCGTTGGCTCTATCATTAAATATGCTGGTGGTTTCACTGGAGATGCTTACACTAAGGCTGTTCGCTTACTACGAAAAGCAGGCAGAGAATATTCTATTTTCAACATTGGAGAATTCGATATCAATTCGTTTCACTTAGCTGATGGCGACTCTATCGGCGTTGATTCAATCATTAATCGATATGAAAACATGGTTGAAATCAAAGGTGCTATCTTCCGTCCAGGTATGTATAACATCGGAAAAGACATCAATAGCGTACGCACTTTAATTGAACATGCAGAAGGATTAACCGAAGAAGCATTTACAAATCGTGCTATTATTCATCGTATGAAGAGTGATAGAACGCTCGAAGTTATTGCTGTTGATATCAAAGGAATAATGGATGGAAGTGTTGCTGACGTGCCTTTGAAGAAAAATGACGTTCTTTTTATTCCCACAAAGAGTGAAATGCAAACCAAAAGAACAATTACTATACATGGCGAAGTGAATTATCCTGGAATGTATGTGTATGCAGATCACGAAACACTTGAAGACTTTATTCTACAAGCAGGAGGCCTAAAAGACAAGGCATCTATCATTAAAGTAGACGTAGCTCGTCGTATATTGAATCCTAAAGCCATAACCAATGATAGCGTAATTGCTAAAACTTACACCTTTGCATTAAAGGAAGGATTCGTTATTGATGGTATTCCTGGATTCGAATTACAGCCCTTTGATGAGGTATATGTACGCAAAAGCCCTGGTTACAGCCATCAACAAAATATCCAAGTAGAAGGAAATGTGATGTTTGCAGGTACTTATACACTATCAAGTAAGAACGAACGACTCAGCGATATCATTAAGAAAGCAGGCGGAGTAACCGACCTTGCTTATGTACCTGGTGCACGTTTAGAGCGCAGAATCACTCCCGATGAGCGATTAAGAATGCAAACTGTAATCAAAATGGCTCAGATGCAAAGTGGCAAAAAAGACTCTCTTGATATGAAAAAGCTTGATTTAGGCGATACATATTATGTGGGTATCGAACTTGACAAGGCTTTAAAAGAACCAGGAGGAGATGCCGATTTGGTGCTAAGAGAATTCGATAGAATCATCGTTCCCGAGTATAATGGAACCGTAAAAATTAGCGGTGACGTGATGTATCCAAACACTGTGGCTTACGAAAAGGGCCGAAAAGCAAGCTGGTATATCAACCAATCAGGTGGATGGGGCAACAGAGCGAAGAAAAGTCACACATATATCGTGTATATGAATGGTACTGTTGCGAAAGTAGGACATAACGCAAAAGTACGCCCGGGATGTGAGATTATAGTGCCAAGTAAACCCGAAAACTCAGGAAAGACATTGACTCAATGGCTCTCTATTGGCACTTCTGTGGCATCAATAGCTACAATGATTGCATCTATGGCAAATATTCTTCGCTAA
- a CDS encoding bifunctional DNA primase/helicase encodes MNIKEEILLRTNKGLEIFCFYMPIDFVIKRNFRNPLYEDKRASCNIYLDRKSDCYRMKDFGNDAYSGDCFWFAATMIGLDVKKDFVKVLETIIRDLQLNIYIGKQERFEQRAMIMKPPKPTISQPADQPKLMEEKKWFKLIEQSFGIEEMKYWQQYGIDSNTLQRFHVKSLARYESISNQGKPFTLGSTHEEPMFAYNMGAFVKVYRPKSKLRFLYGGEKVTDYVFGFQQLPSKGDIIFITGGEKDVLSLSAHGFNAICFNSETAEIPENIIEGLQLRFRHIIILYDTDETGIREAKQQTNALIQYKVLSLTLPLQGIKSEKDISDFFALGNNSNDLKVLLSDMFTNMYSQTMMILKSCEIDYDNPPDASKSVVAVNGVPLGTQDNLFCITGGEGTGKSNYISGILSGTLGSERLQAEQTLGLEITANPKGLAVLHYDTEQSEAQLHKNLGKTLRRAGVKAVPEFYHSLYLASLSRKDRLKIIRESMDLFYHKHGGIHIVVIDGIADLIRSANDETESIAIVDELYRLAGIYNTCIVCVLHFVPNGIKLRGHIGSELQRKAAGILSIEKDDNPEYSVVKALKVRDGSPLDVPMMLFGWDKTEDMHVYRGEKSKEDKEKRKTDELLLVIKSAFRTKLRLSYQELCEVLMREMEIKDRTAKKYIAYMKEQRILTQDTSGNYQKGELCHT; translated from the coding sequence ATGAACATCAAAGAAGAAATATTATTGCGTACCAACAAAGGACTTGAAATATTCTGTTTCTATATGCCTATTGATTTCGTGATTAAGCGTAATTTTCGTAACCCTTTGTACGAAGATAAACGTGCTTCATGCAATATATATCTTGATAGAAAGTCAGACTGCTATCGCATGAAAGACTTTGGAAATGATGCTTATTCTGGAGATTGTTTTTGGTTTGCTGCCACAATGATAGGATTGGATGTGAAGAAAGATTTTGTTAAGGTACTTGAAACTATTATTCGAGACTTGCAACTAAACATCTACATAGGAAAGCAAGAACGCTTTGAACAACGAGCTATGATAATGAAACCTCCTAAACCGACTATTTCACAACCTGCAGACCAACCAAAGTTAATGGAAGAGAAGAAGTGGTTTAAACTAATAGAACAATCTTTTGGTATCGAGGAAATGAAATATTGGCAACAATATGGTATTGATTCCAATACCTTACAACGTTTTCATGTAAAGTCGCTTGCTCGTTATGAGTCTATCTCTAATCAAGGTAAGCCGTTTACATTAGGGTCGACACATGAAGAGCCGATGTTTGCTTACAATATGGGGGCGTTTGTAAAGGTTTATCGTCCCAAAAGTAAGCTACGCTTTCTTTATGGTGGTGAGAAAGTGACCGATTATGTCTTCGGCTTCCAACAGTTGCCCAGTAAAGGAGATATCATATTCATCACTGGTGGTGAGAAAGATGTACTATCTTTATCTGCCCATGGTTTTAATGCTATTTGTTTCAATAGTGAGACGGCAGAGATTCCTGAGAATATTATCGAAGGGTTACAGCTTCGTTTTCGACATATTATCATATTATATGACACTGATGAGACGGGAATAAGAGAAGCCAAACAACAAACAAATGCACTCATTCAATATAAGGTTTTGAGCTTGACCTTACCATTGCAAGGAATTAAGTCAGAGAAAGATATATCTGACTTCTTTGCCTTGGGAAATAACTCGAATGACTTGAAAGTTCTCCTTTCTGATATGTTTACCAATATGTATTCGCAGACAATGATGATATTAAAATCTTGTGAAATCGACTACGATAATCCACCTGATGCTTCAAAATCAGTTGTGGCAGTCAATGGTGTTCCACTCGGAACACAGGATAATCTGTTTTGTATTACAGGTGGAGAAGGAACAGGTAAGAGCAACTATATTTCTGGAATCCTTTCAGGCACACTTGGTTCGGAACGATTACAAGCTGAACAGACATTGGGATTAGAGATAACTGCTAACCCAAAAGGCTTAGCGGTTCTTCACTATGATACGGAGCAGTCTGAAGCACAACTGCACAAGAACTTGGGAAAGACACTTCGTCGGGCAGGAGTAAAGGCTGTACCAGAGTTCTACCATTCACTCTACTTGGCATCACTATCCCGCAAAGACAGGCTAAAGATCATTCGTGAGAGTATGGACTTGTTCTATCACAAGCATGGCGGTATCCATATTGTGGTAATTGATGGTATTGCTGACTTGATACGCTCAGCCAACGATGAAACGGAAAGTATAGCCATTGTAGATGAACTCTACCGATTGGCAGGTATCTACAATACCTGTATTGTCTGTGTACTTCACTTTGTGCCTAATGGCATAAAGTTACGTGGGCATATTGGTTCGGAACTTCAACGTAAGGCGGCGGGTATTCTCTCCATAGAAAAGGACGACAATCCTGAATATTCGGTCGTAAAGGCATTGAAAGTCCGTGACGGAAGCCCATTAGATGTTCCAATGATGCTCTTCGGTTGGGATAAAACTGAAGACATGCACGTCTATCGTGGCGAGAAGTCGAAGGAAGATAAGGAAAAGCGCAAGACCGATGAACTCTTGCTTGTCATCAAATCTGCATTTCGCACCAAACTAAGGCTTTCATACCAGGAACTTTGTGAGGTGCTGATGCGTGAAATGGAGATTAAAGACCGAACTGCAAAAAAGTACATTGCATATATGAAAGAGCAGCGCATATTGACGCAAGATACAAGTGGAAACTATCAAAAAGGAGAACTATGCCATACTTAA
- a CDS encoding helix-turn-helix domain-containing protein codes for MPYLNDTSETDWCKQLFDKLRTVENKLDQLLVLQEQSVDTTVRPPLKLEYLDIIDVSKILKVEQKTIYNWVWAGKIPYLKANGRLLFLRKEIDEMVRKRDGW; via the coding sequence ATGCCATACTTAAACGATACTTCAGAAACAGATTGGTGCAAACAATTGTTTGATAAACTAAGAACTGTCGAGAATAAACTCGACCAGCTACTTGTCCTGCAAGAGCAATCCGTCGATACAACTGTCCGTCCACCTTTGAAACTGGAATATCTGGACATCATAGATGTTTCTAAAATCTTGAAAGTTGAGCAGAAAACTATCTATAACTGGGTTTGGGCAGGTAAAATTCCTTACCTCAAAGCTAATGGTCGATTGCTTTTTCTTCGAAAAGAGATAGATGAAATGGTACGGAAGCGAGATGGTTGGTAA
- a CDS encoding DUF6088 family protein, with the protein MTSKSIKNKISNFETGKVFRLEDLGLSRSEQNAAVVTLGRLVQEGEIERLSRGTYYKPKQTRFGVVGPSMEERFRDLLYDNDTLIGYLTGFYAFNLFGLTTQQSSTLEIGSNFPKRNGKRGMYTIRFVLQKNPINRGNIEMLRILDCLKWIKKIPDTTTDRSYILLKAKVNDYSKDEQTQLVNLALKYSPLTRALLGSMLTNDSLAATLFQTLSPLTRFRVGLSPTLVSSQWNIQ; encoded by the coding sequence ATGACAAGCAAAAGTATTAAAAATAAAATTTCAAATTTTGAGACGGGAAAAGTGTTCCGATTGGAAGACTTAGGGCTTTCTCGCAGTGAGCAAAATGCGGCCGTAGTCACTTTGGGAAGACTGGTTCAGGAGGGTGAAATAGAGCGCCTCAGTCGAGGTACTTATTATAAACCCAAACAAACAAGATTTGGTGTTGTTGGTCCGTCCATGGAAGAACGATTCCGTGACTTACTCTATGACAACGACACCCTTATAGGTTATCTGACCGGGTTCTATGCATTCAACTTGTTTGGATTGACAACGCAACAGTCTTCAACTCTTGAGATAGGCTCCAATTTCCCTAAACGGAACGGAAAACGTGGAATGTATACGATTCGTTTTGTATTGCAGAAAAATCCCATCAATCGAGGTAATATCGAAATGCTGCGTATATTAGACTGCTTGAAGTGGATTAAAAAGATACCTGATACAACTACTGACAGATCATATATTCTCTTAAAGGCAAAAGTCAATGACTACTCTAAGGATGAGCAGACGCAACTGGTCAATCTTGCCTTAAAATACTCTCCGCTCACGCGAGCTTTATTGGGCTCAATGCTAACCAATGATTCTCTTGCGGCTACATTATTTCAAACATTAAGTCCACTTACACGATTTAGAGTCGGACTCTCACCAACTTTAGTTTCTAGTCAATGGAACATACAATAA
- a CDS encoding nucleotidyl transferase AbiEii/AbiGii toxin family protein yields the protein MEHTIKDSLYLDTELFMELVQTSSEDLKIPIQLIEKDYHISRILRALSRSSYESKIVFKGGTSLSKAYQLIDRFSEDVDFAVISGDMSGNQVKILLSNLMKEVTMGLTEDNTFSDISKGSKYRKQAFSYTAYTGFDTSVNPVPARIIVEISAFANPFPYEKRMIEPFVTTYLKKQKMEDVIEKYHLEPFELNVLSLRQTLCEKIVSLIRFSMSEQPTASLSSKIRHFYDLNALLNIKELEDYVCRKEFVRDIKILVEHDQQAFDEPLGWKDLKDINQSPLVVDFDHLWEILTPKYVENLSAIAYRDIPSSNTIKASFLKILKSLREIDLTNE from the coding sequence ATGGAACATACAATAAAAGATTCTCTATATTTAGACACTGAGTTATTCATGGAATTGGTACAAACTTCGTCAGAAGATTTGAAAATCCCTATACAGTTAATAGAGAAAGACTATCATATTTCAAGAATACTTCGTGCATTGTCCAGAAGTTCTTATGAGTCAAAAATCGTATTTAAGGGAGGAACTTCTTTATCAAAGGCATATCAACTGATAGATAGGTTTTCAGAGGATGTGGATTTTGCTGTCATCAGCGGGGATATGAGTGGCAATCAGGTTAAAATACTTTTATCAAATTTGATGAAAGAGGTTACTATGGGCTTGACAGAGGACAATACCTTTTCAGATATATCCAAAGGCTCAAAATACAGGAAACAAGCCTTCTCCTATACAGCATATACAGGTTTTGATACTTCTGTAAATCCTGTTCCTGCAAGAATTATTGTAGAGATTAGTGCATTTGCCAATCCTTTTCCATACGAGAAAAGGATGATAGAGCCTTTTGTTACTACATATCTGAAAAAGCAAAAGATGGAAGATGTGATAGAGAAGTATCACCTTGAACCTTTTGAACTGAATGTCTTATCTCTTAGACAAACCTTGTGTGAGAAAATAGTGTCTCTCATTCGCTTTTCAATGAGCGAGCAGCCAACTGCATCATTATCATCTAAAATACGCCACTTCTATGACTTGAATGCGCTATTGAATATCAAAGAATTAGAAGATTATGTATGTAGAAAAGAATTTGTTCGAGACATAAAGATTTTGGTGGAACATGACCAACAAGCTTTTGACGAGCCTTTGGGCTGGAAAGACCTAAAAGACATAAATCAGTCTCCATTGGTAGTGGATTTTGATCATTTATGGGAGATTTTGACTCCCAAATACGTAGAGAACCTATCTGCTATAGCTTATCGAGATATTCCATCTTCAAATACCATAAAAGCATCATTTCTGAAAATACTGAAGTCTTTGAGAGAAATTGACCTCACGAATGAATAG